The proteins below come from a single Thermopolyspora flexuosa genomic window:
- the rpoB gene encoding DNA-directed RNA polymerase subunit beta, which produces MAASRNASAVITGPRRVSFARIQEPLEVPDLLALQTESFDWLLGNERWKARVEAAQKLGRKDVPTQSGLEEIFEEISPIEDFSGTMSLSFRDHRFEPPKYSIEECKDKDMTYSAPMFVTAEFINNTTGEIKSQTVFMGDFPLMTPKGTFIINGTERVVVSQLVRSPGVYFGRSVDKGSDKDLFDCRVIPSRGAWLEFEIDKRDSVGVRIDRKRKQPVTVLLKALGWTNDMILERFGRYETMRATLEKDHTSGQEDALLDIYRKLRPGEPPTKESAQALLENLYFNPKRYDLAKVGRYKVNKKLGLDVDINQGTLTEEDIVAVIEYLVRLHAGETSMPGVNGEVPVEVDDIDHFGNRRVRTVGELIQNQMRLGLARMERVVRERMTTQDVEAITPQTLINIRPVVASLKEFFGTSQMSTFMDQTNPLAGLTNKRRLSALGPGGLSRERAGMEVRDVHPSHYGRMCPIETPEGPNIGLIGYLACHGRINAFGFIETPYRKVVNGRVTDEIVYLTADEEDRYVKAQANSLLNPDGTFAEERVLVRTKGGETELARPEDVDFMDVSPRQMVSVATAMIPFLEHDDANRALMGANMQRQAVPLLRSEAPLVGTGMEYRAATDAGDVIIAEKPGVVEEVSADYITVANDDGTRITYRVAKFKRSNQGTCYNQKPIVDEGDRVEAGQVIADGPCTDRGEMALGKNLLVAFMPWEGHNYEDAIIISQRLVQEDILSSIHIEEHEVDARDTKLGPEEITRDIPNVSEEVLADLDERGIIRIGAEVVPGDILVGKVTPKGETELTPEERLLRAIFGEKAREVRDTSLKVPHGESGKVIGVRVFSREDGDELPPGVNELVRVYVAQKRKITEGDKLAGRHGNKGVIAKILPVEDMPFLEDGTPVDIILNPLGVPGRMNVGQVLETHLGWVASQGWDITGVDEPWAERLKEKGHERAEPWTHVATPVFDGAHEDEITGLLGNTLPNRDGIRLVGVNGKARLYDGRTGEPYKHPVAVGYIYILKLLHMVDDKMHARSTGPYSMITQQPLGGKAQFGGQRFGEMEVWALEAYGAAYALQELLTIKSDDVPGRVKVYEALVKGENIPEPGIPESFKVLMKEMQSLCLNVEVLSKDGMSIEMRESGEDVFRAAEELGIDLARRPNEGAVNESSS; this is translated from the coding sequence TTGGCAGCCTCGCGCAACGCCTCCGCCGTGATCACTGGCCCTCGCCGCGTGTCGTTCGCGCGGATCCAGGAGCCGCTCGAAGTTCCCGACCTTCTTGCGCTGCAGACCGAGTCGTTCGACTGGCTGCTGGGCAACGAAAGGTGGAAGGCCCGGGTCGAGGCGGCTCAGAAGCTCGGGCGCAAGGACGTACCGACCCAGTCCGGCCTCGAGGAGATCTTCGAGGAGATCAGCCCGATCGAGGACTTCTCGGGGACGATGTCGCTGTCGTTCCGGGACCACCGGTTCGAGCCGCCCAAGTACTCGATCGAAGAGTGCAAAGACAAGGACATGACCTACTCCGCCCCGATGTTCGTGACGGCGGAGTTCATCAACAACACCACCGGTGAGATCAAGTCCCAGACGGTGTTCATGGGCGACTTCCCGCTCATGACGCCGAAGGGGACGTTCATCATCAACGGGACCGAGCGGGTCGTGGTCTCCCAGCTGGTGCGCTCGCCGGGGGTGTATTTCGGCCGGTCGGTGGACAAGGGCTCGGACAAGGATCTGTTCGACTGCCGGGTGATCCCGTCGCGGGGGGCCTGGCTGGAGTTCGAGATCGACAAGCGGGACAGCGTCGGGGTGCGCATCGACCGTAAGCGCAAGCAGCCGGTGACGGTGCTGCTGAAGGCGCTGGGCTGGACCAATGACATGATCCTTGAGCGGTTCGGCCGGTATGAGACGATGCGGGCGACGCTGGAGAAGGATCACACCTCCGGCCAGGAGGACGCGCTGCTGGACATTTATCGCAAGCTGCGTCCGGGTGAGCCGCCGACCAAGGAGTCGGCGCAGGCTCTGCTGGAGAATCTGTATTTCAACCCCAAGCGGTATGACCTTGCCAAGGTGGGGCGGTACAAGGTCAACAAGAAGCTTGGGCTGGATGTTGACATCAATCAGGGGACGCTGACCGAGGAGGACATCGTCGCGGTCATCGAGTACCTGGTGCGGTTGCACGCGGGTGAGACCTCGATGCCCGGCGTCAACGGCGAGGTCCCGGTCGAGGTGGACGACATCGACCACTTCGGCAACCGCCGCGTCCGTACCGTCGGCGAGCTCATCCAGAACCAGATGCGGCTCGGCCTGGCCCGGATGGAGCGGGTGGTCCGGGAGCGCATGACCACCCAGGACGTCGAGGCGATCACGCCGCAGACGCTGATCAACATCCGGCCGGTGGTGGCGTCGCTGAAGGAGTTCTTCGGCACGTCCCAGATGTCCACCTTCATGGACCAGACCAACCCGCTGGCCGGCCTCACCAACAAGCGGCGTCTCTCGGCGCTGGGTCCGGGTGGTCTGTCCCGGGAGCGGGCCGGTATGGAGGTCCGTGACGTGCACCCGTCCCACTACGGGCGGATGTGCCCGATCGAGACCCCCGAGGGCCCGAACATCGGCCTCATCGGCTACCTCGCCTGCCACGGCCGCATCAACGCCTTCGGGTTCATCGAGACCCCGTACCGCAAGGTCGTCAACGGCCGCGTGACCGACGAGATCGTCTACCTCACCGCGGACGAGGAGGACCGGTACGTCAAGGCGCAGGCGAACTCGCTGCTCAACCCCGACGGCACGTTCGCCGAGGAGCGCGTCCTCGTCCGGACCAAGGGCGGTGAGACCGAGCTCGCGCGGCCCGAGGACGTGGACTTCATGGACGTGTCGCCGCGGCAGATGGTGTCGGTGGCGACCGCCATGATCCCCTTCCTCGAGCACGACGACGCCAACCGGGCCCTGATGGGCGCGAACATGCAGCGCCAGGCCGTGCCGCTGCTGCGCAGCGAGGCCCCGCTGGTCGGCACCGGCATGGAGTACCGCGCCGCCACCGACGCCGGCGACGTGATCATCGCCGAGAAGCCCGGCGTGGTGGAGGAGGTCTCGGCCGACTACATCACCGTCGCCAACGACGACGGCACCCGCATCACCTACCGGGTCGCCAAGTTCAAGCGCTCGAACCAGGGCACCTGCTACAACCAGAAGCCGATCGTCGACGAGGGCGACCGGGTCGAGGCCGGCCAGGTCATCGCCGACGGCCCGTGCACCGACCGCGGCGAGATGGCGCTCGGCAAGAACCTGCTGGTGGCGTTCATGCCCTGGGAGGGCCACAACTACGAGGACGCCATCATCATCTCCCAGCGCCTCGTGCAGGAGGACATCCTCTCCTCTATCCACATCGAGGAGCACGAGGTCGACGCCCGCGACACCAAGCTCGGCCCGGAGGAGATCACCCGGGACATCCCCAACGTCTCGGAGGAGGTCCTCGCCGACCTCGACGAGCGGGGCATCATCCGGATCGGCGCCGAGGTGGTGCCGGGTGACATCCTGGTCGGCAAGGTCACCCCGAAGGGTGAGACCGAGCTGACCCCGGAGGAGCGGCTGCTGCGGGCGATCTTCGGTGAGAAGGCCCGCGAGGTGCGCGACACCTCGCTGAAGGTGCCGCACGGCGAGTCCGGCAAGGTCATCGGCGTGCGCGTGTTCTCCCGTGAGGACGGCGACGAGCTGCCGCCGGGTGTGAACGAGCTGGTGCGCGTGTACGTCGCGCAGAAGCGGAAGATCACCGAAGGCGACAAGCTCGCCGGCCGCCACGGCAACAAGGGCGTCATCGCGAAGATCCTGCCGGTGGAGGACATGCCGTTCCTGGAGGACGGCACCCCGGTGGACATCATCCTCAACCCGCTGGGCGTCCCCGGCCGGATGAACGTCGGCCAGGTGCTCGAGACACACCTGGGCTGGGTGGCGTCACAAGGCTGGGACATCACCGGCGTCGACGAACCATGGGCCGAGCGGCTCAAGGAGAAGGGCCACGAGCGCGCCGAGCCCTGGACCCACGTCGCCACGCCGGTCTTCGACGGCGCCCACGAGGACGAGATCACCGGCCTGCTCGGCAACACCCTGCCGAACCGGGACGGCATCCGCCTGGTCGGGGTGAACGGCAAGGCGCGGCTGTACGACGGCCGCACCGGCGAGCCGTACAAGCACCCGGTGGCCGTCGGCTACATCTACATCCTCAAGCTCCTCCACATGGTGGACGACAAGATGCACGCCCGGTCCACCGGTCCCTACTCCATGATCACCCAGCAGCCGCTGGGCGGTAAGGCGCAGTTCGGCGGCCAGCGGTTCGGTGAGATGGAGGTGTGGGCCCTGGAGGCGTACGGCGCGGCCTACGCCCTGCAGGAGCTGCTCACCATCAAGTCCGACGACGTGCCGGGACGGGTGAAGGTCTACGAGGCGCTCGTCAAGGGGGAGAACATCCCCGAGCCGGGCATCCCCGAGTCCTTCAAGGTCCTCATGAAGGAGATGCAGTCCCTCTGCCTCAACGTGGAGGTGCTCTCCAAGGACGGCATGTCCATCGAGATGCGCGAGTCCGGCGAGGACGTGTTCCGCGCCGCCGAGGAGCTCGGCATCGACCTGGCCCGCCGCCCCAACGAGGGCGCGGTGAACGAGTCGTCCTCCTGA
- a CDS encoding IclR family transcriptional regulator produces MNSAEYALQTVLLVAQRGSISVTELALALDVAPSTAHRVLANCRRSGFVRQDVRGGPYVPGPVLHEISLLASRPVRLRDAVDEVVHELHEETGETIGVMILEGRNARTVQSVAGAPPRAIGPRLGRVFPADLVAGGKAMLAVERPERLLRRFPDRKLSVAADGTRRSWRDFERELHIIRHRGWAYAIGDTDPRISAIAAPLVLASGDPVAAITVVMPRGRLSTRSEVEQMAGPLLQAAARAQSRLRGGEAHRLSPESASR; encoded by the coding sequence ATGAACTCGGCGGAGTACGCTCTGCAGACGGTTCTTCTCGTCGCGCAGCGTGGCTCGATCAGCGTCACCGAGCTCGCCCTCGCCCTCGACGTCGCGCCGTCCACCGCCCACCGCGTGCTGGCGAACTGCCGCAGGTCCGGGTTCGTCCGGCAGGACGTGCGCGGCGGGCCGTACGTCCCCGGGCCCGTGCTCCACGAGATCTCCCTGCTCGCCTCCCGCCCGGTACGGCTGCGCGACGCGGTCGACGAGGTGGTCCACGAGCTGCACGAGGAGACCGGCGAGACGATCGGCGTGATGATCCTGGAAGGCCGCAACGCCCGGACCGTGCAGAGCGTGGCCGGGGCCCCGCCCCGCGCCATCGGTCCCCGCCTCGGCCGGGTGTTCCCCGCCGACCTGGTCGCGGGCGGCAAGGCGATGCTCGCGGTCGAGCGCCCCGAGCGGCTGCTGCGCCGCTTCCCGGACCGGAAGCTCAGCGTCGCCGCGGACGGCACCCGCCGCTCGTGGCGGGACTTCGAGCGCGAGCTCCACATCATCCGGCACCGCGGCTGGGCCTACGCGATCGGCGACACCGACCCGCGGATCAGCGCGATCGCCGCGCCGCTGGTGCTGGCGAGCGGCGACCCGGTCGCGGCGATCACGGTGGTGATGCCGCGCGGCCGGCTCAGCACGCGCTCCGAGGTCGAGCAGATGGCCGGTCCGCTGCTGCAGGCCGCCGCCCGCGCCCAGTCCCGCCTCCGCGGCGGCGAGGCCCACCGCCTCTCCCCGGAATCCGCCTCGCGCTGA
- a CDS encoding carotenoid oxygenase family protein: MVWFPPPKDPFDAPMRVEADIRGVQVTQGEVPEHLDGTYYRCVSDRQWPSYVENDLELFNSDGMIISFRFHKGRVDFKSRYVRTPRFVAEEKAGRALFGAYRNPFDDDPSVAGISRGLANTNVFFHGGKLYASKEDSPPILIDPDTLETIGEYDFEGALTSRTATAHPKFDPVTGEMVFFGYEAKGPGTPDIAYYEADPSGRIIHEAWLEAPYTSMVHDWAVTQNFVIFPIIPLRSDIEWIKKGQSYFQWDPYEDVYLGVMPRKGTAKDLRWYRGSNRFASHIMGAYDDGRYVYIDTPVGQTNYFPWFPDITGAPYDPERSKGYLSRWTIDTQGESDGFTETRLSDLPGEFPRMDDRQETLPYHWGIMLLTDVPGRNAPGGGFRWLMGIDLKTGRKQIYYPGDHCTLGEAIFVPAAPDAPPGVGYVLTVVARRKEMRSDLVLLDAQRLDGEPVCTLSLPMRIRMGVHGNWVSAAELAGRTD, from the coding sequence ATGGTCTGGTTCCCGCCGCCGAAGGATCCGTTCGACGCCCCCATGCGGGTCGAGGCGGACATCCGCGGAGTCCAGGTGACCCAGGGCGAGGTGCCCGAGCACCTCGACGGCACCTACTACCGGTGCGTCTCCGACCGGCAGTGGCCGTCGTACGTGGAGAACGACCTCGAGCTGTTCAACAGCGACGGCATGATCATCTCGTTCCGGTTCCACAAGGGCCGGGTCGACTTCAAGAGCCGCTACGTGCGCACCCCGCGTTTCGTCGCCGAGGAGAAGGCCGGGCGGGCGCTGTTCGGCGCCTACCGCAACCCGTTCGACGACGACCCGTCGGTCGCCGGCATCAGCCGCGGCCTGGCGAACACCAACGTGTTCTTCCACGGCGGCAAGCTGTACGCGTCGAAGGAGGACTCGCCGCCGATCCTGATCGACCCGGACACGCTGGAGACGATCGGCGAGTACGACTTCGAGGGCGCGCTCACCTCGCGCACCGCGACCGCGCACCCGAAGTTCGACCCGGTCACCGGCGAGATGGTGTTCTTCGGCTACGAGGCGAAGGGCCCGGGCACCCCGGACATCGCCTACTACGAGGCCGACCCGTCCGGGCGGATCATCCACGAGGCCTGGCTCGAGGCGCCGTACACGAGCATGGTGCACGACTGGGCGGTCACCCAGAACTTCGTGATCTTCCCGATCATCCCGCTGCGCAGCGACATCGAGTGGATCAAGAAGGGGCAGTCCTACTTCCAGTGGGACCCGTACGAGGACGTCTACCTCGGCGTGATGCCGCGCAAGGGCACCGCCAAGGACCTGCGCTGGTACCGCGGCTCGAACCGGTTCGCCAGCCACATCATGGGCGCCTACGACGACGGCCGGTACGTCTACATCGACACCCCGGTCGGCCAGACCAACTACTTCCCCTGGTTCCCCGACATCACCGGCGCGCCGTACGACCCGGAGCGGTCGAAGGGCTACCTGTCCCGGTGGACGATCGACACCCAGGGTGAGTCCGACGGCTTCACCGAGACCCGGCTGAGCGACCTGCCCGGCGAGTTCCCCCGCATGGACGACCGGCAGGAGACGCTGCCGTACCACTGGGGCATCATGCTCCTCACCGACGTGCCCGGCCGCAACGCCCCCGGCGGCGGGTTCCGCTGGCTCATGGGCATCGACCTGAAGACCGGGCGCAAGCAGATCTACTACCCCGGCGACCACTGCACCCTCGGCGAGGCGATCTTCGTCCCGGCGGCGCCGGACGCCCCGCCCGGCGTCGGCTACGTGCTCACCGTGGTGGCCCGCCGCAAGGAGATGCGCAGCGACCTGGTGCTGCTCGACGCCCAGCGCCTCGACGGCGAGCCGGTGTGCACGCTCTCCCTCCCCATGCGCATCCGCATGGGCGTGCACGGCAACTGGGTCTCCGCCGCCGAGCTCGCCGGCCGTACCGACTGA
- a CDS encoding nuclear transport factor 2 family protein has product MTEDDLRATVADLAHRVAVLEAQQAIRRLQHAYGYYLDKCHYREVTELFSDDGEVYFCGGLYKGRAGIERLYIGRFGQRFVRGHNGPMVGFLLDHPQLQDVITVSPDLKTARGRFRSIMQAGVHKSVRDTFPGKVTYEQWWEGGIYENRYVNENGVWKFQRLEYRPVWHGEYGKGWSNTDPATAVIATETYPADPLGPDEIVGDFALFPATDTIPFHYPHPVTGAEWDPAAGKAI; this is encoded by the coding sequence ATGACCGAGGACGACCTCAGGGCCACCGTCGCCGACCTCGCCCACCGTGTGGCCGTGCTCGAGGCCCAGCAGGCGATCCGCCGGCTCCAGCACGCCTACGGCTACTACCTCGACAAGTGCCACTACCGCGAGGTGACCGAGCTGTTCAGCGACGACGGCGAGGTCTACTTCTGCGGCGGCCTGTACAAGGGCCGGGCCGGGATCGAGCGGCTGTACATCGGCCGGTTCGGGCAGCGGTTCGTGCGCGGGCACAACGGGCCGATGGTCGGCTTCCTGCTCGACCACCCGCAGCTCCAGGACGTGATCACGGTCTCCCCCGACCTGAAGACCGCCCGGGGCCGGTTCCGCAGCATCATGCAGGCCGGCGTGCACAAGTCCGTCCGCGACACCTTCCCCGGCAAGGTCACGTACGAGCAGTGGTGGGAGGGCGGCATCTACGAGAACCGGTACGTCAACGAGAACGGCGTGTGGAAGTTCCAGCGCCTGGAGTACCGGCCGGTCTGGCACGGCGAGTACGGCAAGGGCTGGTCGAACACCGACCCGGCGACCGCGGTGATCGCCACCGAGACCTACCCGGCCGACCCGCTCGGGCCGGACGAGATCGTCGGGGACTTCGCGCTGTTCCCCGCCACCGACACGATCCCGTTCCACTACCCGCACCCGGTGACCGGGGCCGAGTGGGACCCGGCGGCGGGGAAGGCGATCTGA
- a CDS encoding amidohydrolase family protein, producing the protein MAGTPLTTGGEVGYLRIATEEAYAPAEMLDLYRELLDEPDIDPGFASLMGFYLRSDAERPAAVRRKLADLGEERLADMDAAGVDHAILALTAPGTQVFDPARARDVARLANERIAEACRAHPDRFSGLAAVGFEDAPSAVAELERGVKELGLKGLVCNSHIRGHYLDEERFYPILEAAEALDVPIYLHPQTPPRDMIRPMLEAGLDGAIFGFGVETGMHLLRMIVRGVFDRFPGLRVVVGHLGEALPFWLYRLDYMHAAQQRAARYQGNPRLELTVSEYLRRNVWVTTSGMAWAPAIMFCREVLGPDRVMYAMDYPYEYVPDEVRAQDALPLPLPELRRFYETNAIEVFRLDLTGTAEAADG; encoded by the coding sequence ATGGCCGGGACCCCGCTCACCACCGGCGGCGAGGTCGGCTACCTGCGCATCGCCACCGAGGAGGCGTACGCGCCGGCCGAGATGCTCGACCTCTACCGCGAGCTGCTCGACGAGCCCGACATCGACCCCGGCTTCGCCAGCCTCATGGGCTTCTACCTGCGCAGCGACGCCGAACGGCCGGCCGCGGTACGGCGCAAGCTAGCCGACCTGGGCGAGGAACGGCTCGCCGACATGGACGCGGCCGGCGTCGACCACGCGATCCTCGCGCTCACCGCGCCCGGCACCCAGGTGTTCGACCCGGCCCGGGCGCGGGACGTCGCCCGGCTCGCCAACGAGCGCATCGCCGAGGCGTGCCGCGCCCACCCGGACCGGTTCTCCGGGCTCGCCGCGGTCGGCTTCGAGGACGCGCCGTCGGCGGTCGCCGAGCTGGAGCGCGGCGTGAAGGAGCTCGGCCTCAAGGGCCTGGTGTGCAACTCGCACATCCGCGGCCACTACCTCGACGAGGAACGCTTCTACCCGATCCTCGAGGCCGCCGAGGCGCTCGACGTGCCGATCTACCTGCACCCGCAGACCCCGCCGCGGGACATGATCCGGCCGATGCTCGAGGCCGGGCTCGACGGGGCGATCTTCGGGTTCGGGGTGGAGACCGGCATGCACCTGCTGCGCATGATCGTGCGCGGGGTGTTCGACCGGTTCCCCGGCCTGCGGGTCGTCGTCGGCCACCTCGGCGAGGCGTTGCCGTTCTGGCTCTACCGGCTCGACTACATGCACGCCGCGCAGCAGCGGGCGGCCCGGTACCAGGGCAATCCGCGGCTCGAGCTCACCGTGAGCGAGTACCTGCGGCGGAACGTCTGGGTCACCACGAGCGGCATGGCCTGGGCCCCGGCGATCATGTTCTGCCGCGAGGTGCTCGGCCCCGACCGGGTGATGTACGCGATGGACTACCCCTACGAGTACGTCCCGGACGAGGTGCGGGCCCAGGACGCGCTCCCGCTCCCGCTGCCCGAGCTGCGCCGGTTCTACGAGACGAACGCGATCGAGGTGTTCCGGCTCGACCTGACGGGCACGGCGGAGGCCGCGGATGGCTGA
- a CDS encoding ABC transporter ATP-binding protein, with translation MADRAPLLDVRGVHVRFGGITALAGVDLTVGEGEICGLIGPNGAGKTTLLNVLSGVYRADAGRVRFAGRDLLGLPPHRIGPAGVARTFQNLALFPTMTVLENVMVGAHPACRGNWLTSLLPGYTARSERRATAEALGVLDLLGLADVALHRVTDLPYGTMKRVELARALVLRPRLLLLDEPAGGLNHDEVAELGELIVRLRDTFGVAVLLVEHHMRLVMGISDTVVVLASGRRIAAGPPAEVQRDPEVIAAYLGSPA, from the coding sequence ATGGCTGATCGGGCGCCCCTGCTGGACGTGCGCGGCGTGCACGTGCGGTTCGGCGGCATCACCGCGCTCGCCGGCGTCGACCTCACCGTCGGCGAGGGCGAGATCTGCGGCCTGATCGGCCCGAACGGCGCGGGCAAGACCACGCTGCTCAACGTGCTGAGCGGCGTCTACCGGGCCGACGCGGGACGGGTGAGGTTCGCCGGGCGGGACCTGCTCGGCCTGCCGCCCCACCGCATCGGTCCCGCGGGCGTGGCGCGCACGTTCCAGAACCTGGCGCTCTTCCCCACCATGACGGTCCTCGAGAACGTCATGGTGGGGGCCCACCCGGCCTGCCGGGGCAACTGGCTCACGTCGCTCCTGCCGGGCTACACCGCCCGGTCGGAGCGGCGGGCCACCGCCGAGGCGCTCGGCGTGCTCGACCTGCTCGGCCTCGCCGACGTCGCGCTGCACCGGGTCACCGACCTGCCGTACGGCACGATGAAGCGGGTCGAGCTCGCCCGGGCGCTCGTGCTCCGGCCCCGGCTGCTGCTGCTCGACGAGCCCGCGGGCGGCCTCAACCACGACGAGGTGGCCGAGCTGGGCGAGCTGATCGTACGGCTGCGCGACACCTTCGGCGTCGCCGTGCTCCTCGTCGAGCACCACATGCGGCTCGTCATGGGCATCAGCGACACGGTGGTGGTGCTCGCCTCGGGCCGGCGGATCGCCGCGGGCCCGCCCGCCGAGGTGCAGCGCGACCCGGAGGTGATCGCCGCCTACCTGGGGAGCCCGGCATGA
- a CDS encoding ABC transporter ATP-binding protein, which produces MTAPLLRMESVNAYYGRFQALHGVSLEVGEGEAVVLLGANGAGKTTLLRALSGLVRAEGRITFGGTPILGRRPEWIVRRGMSHVPQGRGCFADLTVEENLRVGAFTRRDPAGVARDIRRWYEVFPRLGERRDQPAGQMSGGEQQMLAIARALMSRPRLLLLDEPSLGLARMITEGLFQRLREINERDGTALLLVEQNAELALGLARRAYVIAAGHIERSGPAERLRADDAIRRTYLGL; this is translated from the coding sequence ATGACCGCGCCGCTGCTGCGCATGGAGTCGGTGAACGCCTACTACGGCCGGTTCCAGGCGCTGCACGGGGTGAGCCTGGAGGTCGGCGAGGGCGAGGCGGTGGTGCTGCTCGGCGCGAACGGCGCCGGCAAGACCACCCTGCTGCGCGCGCTGTCCGGGCTGGTCCGGGCCGAGGGGCGGATCACCTTCGGCGGCACCCCGATCCTCGGCCGCCGCCCGGAGTGGATCGTGCGCCGCGGCATGAGCCACGTGCCGCAGGGGCGCGGCTGCTTCGCCGACCTCACGGTCGAGGAGAACCTGCGCGTCGGCGCGTTCACCCGGCGCGACCCGGCGGGCGTCGCCCGGGACATCCGGCGCTGGTACGAGGTGTTCCCCCGGCTCGGCGAGCGCCGCGACCAGCCGGCCGGGCAGATGAGCGGCGGCGAGCAGCAGATGCTCGCCATCGCCCGGGCCCTGATGTCCCGGCCCCGGCTGCTGCTGCTCGACGAGCCGTCGCTCGGCCTCGCCCGCATGATCACCGAGGGCCTGTTCCAGCGGCTGCGCGAGATCAACGAGCGGGACGGCACGGCGCTGCTGCTCGTCGAGCAGAACGCCGAGCTCGCGCTCGGCCTCGCCCGCCGCGCCTACGTCATCGCCGCCGGGCACATCGAGCGGTCCGGCCCGGCGGAACGGCTGCGCGCCGACGACGCGATCCGCCGTACCTATCTCGGGCTCTGA
- a CDS encoding branched-chain amino acid ABC transporter permease: protein MYDTITNPAYLLQLVLSGLSIGSVYALFAVSFAIAWASTSHLNLAAGELGSLGVFTLGSLVAAGAGAHLALPLVLAGAAVLGAAVHRGLVRHVETKGVFPVVLLTLAIYLVVNAAVGLVWGTQPVPAPRLVPTGPDAQIVLLQGPPQAYLTYGDLASFAVLAIVVGALAAFLRGTRFGLAYRAVAANRESAALAGIPLPRMGALGWALSTVIATLAAVLLGLRNGTLDYTMMTPLLVFGLTAATVGGLESLTGAVVGGLALGLVVNLLPGLLRFVSGDMGLVIALVLVLAVLLLRPQGLFGRTRLERV from the coding sequence ATGTACGACACGATCACCAATCCGGCGTACCTGCTGCAGCTCGTGCTCAGCGGGCTGTCGATCGGATCGGTGTACGCGCTGTTCGCCGTCTCGTTCGCCATCGCGTGGGCGAGCACCTCGCACCTCAACCTCGCCGCGGGCGAGCTGGGCTCGCTCGGCGTGTTCACGCTGGGCAGCCTGGTCGCGGCCGGGGCCGGGGCGCACCTCGCACTGCCGCTCGTGCTCGCCGGGGCGGCCGTGCTCGGCGCGGCCGTGCACCGCGGCCTGGTCCGGCACGTGGAGACCAAGGGCGTGTTCCCGGTCGTGCTGCTCACCCTCGCGATCTACCTGGTGGTGAACGCGGCGGTGGGCCTGGTCTGGGGCACCCAGCCGGTCCCCGCGCCGCGGCTCGTGCCGACCGGCCCGGACGCGCAGATCGTGCTGCTGCAGGGCCCGCCCCAGGCGTACCTCACGTACGGCGACCTCGCCTCGTTCGCGGTGCTCGCGATCGTGGTCGGGGCGCTCGCGGCCTTCCTGCGCGGCACCCGGTTCGGGCTCGCCTACCGGGCTGTCGCGGCGAACCGCGAGTCGGCCGCGCTCGCCGGCATCCCGCTGCCGCGCATGGGGGCGCTCGGCTGGGCGCTCTCGACGGTGATCGCCACGCTCGCGGCGGTGCTGCTCGGGCTGCGCAACGGCACGCTCGACTACACGATGATGACGCCGCTGCTCGTGTTCGGGCTCACCGCCGCCACGGTGGGCGGGCTGGAGAGCCTCACCGGCGCGGTCGTGGGCGGGCTCGCCCTCGGCCTCGTCGTCAACCTCCTCCCCGGTCTGCTGCGGTTCGTCTCCGGGGACATGGGGCTGGTCATCGCCCTGGTGCTCGTGCTCGCGGTGCTGCTGCTCCGCCCCCAGGGCCTGTTCGGACGGACGCGGCTGGAGCGGGTATGA